From the genome of Fibrobacter sp. UWT2:
GTAATGGCGTGCAGAACGGCACGCTTGCCGCAGGCCTTCTGTATCACTTTAAAGAAAATTTGTCTGCAGTGAACGGCCCGTTACGCCCGGGCATTGTCCATCGTCTGGACAAGGATACACCAGGGCTTATGGTGGTGGCGAAGAATGACGCTGCCCATAGGCATTTGGCACACCAGCTGGAAACCCGTACGCTGCACCGCACCTATAATGCCCTGGTGTGGGGGCATCCCCGCGACTTGGAAGGTACTATTGATGCCCCCATCGGGCGTAACCCCAAGAATCGTTTGAAGATGGCTGTCGTCAAGGACGGCAAGCCGAGCCGCACGCATTTTGTGGCGAAGAAATTTTTCGCATTCGCAACGCTTTTGGAATTGCAGTTGGAATCGGGTCGTACGCACCAGATTCGCGTGCATAGCCGCTATATGGGACACCCGGTTGTCGGTGACCCGCTGTACGATGGCCGCGACGGATGCTTGAACCGCGTTTCTCCTTTGATGAAGGATATCGCGGCCAAGGTGCTGGAAATTGCTCCGGCGCAGCTCTTGCAGGCCGTAAAAATTGAACTGATTCACCCGACGACGGGCAAGAAGATGAAGTTCAAGGTCCCGCTTGAAAAGCCTTTTGATCAGGTTCTTAAACTTCTCAAAAAGGAATGTCCGGCAGATGCTCCTGTATTCGATGAAGATGACGGTTTCCGCGACTTCGATCCTGAAATGCGCTATACCGAAGAAGAGGAAGAATTCATCGACGAAGAACCGCTGGCTCTCTTCCCTGAAGAGGTGGCGCCTTACAAGGAACGTAAAACGCGTGCCCAGCGCTTTGCCGAACGTGCTGCCAATGCCGCTAACCGTAAGGCCAAGGCTGCAGAACGCAAGCGAATCAAGCAGGAAAAGGCTGCCCGCAAGCGTGGCATTGCCCCTGAAGATTTCGTTCAGCCCGGTTACGAACCGACGATTGACCCTGATTTGCTCTAATATAAATGCAACCAAAGATTAGAAAAGGCTCCCTTTAGGGAGCCTTTTTTAGTTTATATAGATTTTAGCTATCGCAGCGGGTATTCCTTGAAGTCCTTGACGCCGAATTCCTTGCGCAGGTAATCCCAACGTACCAGGCGATTCTTCCAGTAATACTTACGATACAGGCGGCGTGCGACGCGGCTTGTTAATTCGTACGGAATCGTATGGTGGTCGTCGGCGACGCTCTCCATCGAAATGCGGAAGTCCAGTTCGCCGTTCACGACGTCGACCGTTTCGCCGACTTGCACATCAGGAATGTGGCTCACGTCGACCATGGTGGCGTCCATACATACGCGGCCAAGAATCGGGCAGAGCTGTCCGCGGATGAATACGAATCCCTTGTTATATTCGCCACGCAGGTAACCGTCGCCGTAACCGATGGCGATCGTTGCGATGCGGGTTGGCTGCTGGGCCATCCAGTAACCGCCGTAGCTCACGGTTTCGCCGGGCTTTACATCGTGGATGTGACGAATGGTAGACTTGATTCGCATCACCGGCTTGATCGGCCAAGGGGAAGGTGCTGCACCCATGCAGTTGTAGCCGTAAAGGGCAAGTCCCGGGCGCACCATGTCAAAGTGGCTTTCAGGGTGGGTGAGGGTGCCTGCCGAGCTAGAGCAGTGGCAAATCTCGGGGCGAAGTCCTTCGGCTTCAAGCACGTCGACCAGGCGCGTAAAGCGCTGGATCTGGATTTCGGTCTTCGGGTTCCCCGGCATATCGGCGGTGGCCAAGTGGGTGAACATGCCTTCGAAGTGCAGGTTCTTGAGGCTTAAAGCCGCACGGATATTGTTGAAGTCTTCGGCATCGAACCCGTAGCGGTTCATGCCGGTATCGATGGCCAAGTGAGCCTTGCAGGTGGTTCCTGTATCACGCAAGTACTGGTCGAATGCCATGGCGGTACGAATGTCTGTAATGGCCGCGGTCAGCTGGAATTCTACGAAGTAGGCGAAATCAGCCGGAGTGCAGGGGCCAAGCACCAGAATCGGCAAGTCCATGCCGTACTGACGAAGCAACATGCCTTCGCTAATGTGGGCTACGCCCAGGTAGTCGGCACCGCCGAATTTGGCGGCAAAAGAGCAGGCGAGGCTTCCGTGACCGTAAGAGTCCGCCTTGACGGGCAAAAGAATCTTCGTATTGGCCGGAATCTGGCTTCTGATAAATTGAATATTGTTGCAGAGTGCGTCTAAGTTGATTTCAATCCAGTTCGGGCGCGCTATCTTATTTAAATCGGGAGGAGTCGCTAAAAGTTTCATGATACGGGAAATATAGGTAAGTCCTTTTGATTTGGTTATATGTTTGTAAGAAAAATGTCCATTTTTTTGGCGTTCTTATTCCAACGTGGAATAAATCAAATTGAAATGTTTTTTGTAAATCCGCGGGTCGCGGGCGAAATCGGAATTTGCCTGCAATCCTAGTAACGGCGTGGGGTTTGTTATTTTGTATGAATTTACAATTCTGACGATGAAAATTTGTTTACCGATTGGGGTGAAACCTTTTTGTTTTTTTGTTTGTAGTTTTCTAGTGAAGAAAGAAAATATCTTGTTCTAATTCCGAGTAAAGGAACGGATATAGAATAAAATACAGATAAATTAATTCCTTTATTCTGTCGTTTTGATTCCCTGACATATAAGGCTTTGTGTAATGGGCTTGCTTTTAAAGTCCCGTTCCGAAGTCTATCCCAAGGCAAGTACAAGGCCCCTGTCAAAAGGGGTGTGTCCCTGCCTATACCCTAAAACAACATCCATCTAAACCCTGTTAAAGGGAGGATAAAATCATGACAGCAGTAATCCAAACACCGGAATCGTTCATCGCTTCCTTGTTGCCGGATTCCGACAAAAAGATGGTGCGCATTGCAGGCGTATCGCTTTTGGTTGCGATTCTCTTGTGCTTCTGGGCGGCGGCGTACGAGGTGGTTATTAACGATTCCATTTTTGTGGATACGCCAACCACCGAAATAACAGCAACCATGAACATCATCGACAAAAAGGAGGAAAAAAAGCCCGACAAGAAACCAGAACATAAACCTCAAAATATCCAAAGCAAAAGGCCTGGCACTGGCGGGAAACCCGTAGGGCAAGGTAATCCTCGAGCCCCTCTCAATCGTGGCGTTATCCATGCGCTAGAAGCACAAACTGCAAATGCTTCGGCCGCCGCTTACGACTTGATCAAGCAAAGCTTTGCCAAGGATATCGACAAGGTCCTCAAGAATACGAATGGTCTGCAGGTCACTGGTAAAACAAAAATTGGTGAAGTCCGCGATAAGATTCATGATGGATTCAACCAAGGCATGTTTGCCGGAGGCAGCGGCGGTATCGGCGATGATATCTCGAACCTGGTCAGTGGCTCCGCTGGAGCTATTTCGACCAAGGCGATGGGAAATATAAAGGCTCCCAAGGACACCGATATCGAGTGGGGATCTGGTCCCTCATCCCGTTCCGCTGCAGATATCATGAAGGTCGTTCGTCAGCGTACTCCGGGACTTCGGCACATCTACAATAAACACCTCAAAAAGAAGCCGGGGTTCCAGGGAAAGGTAACGCTCAAGTTCACGATTGCGCCGGGTGGCGAAATCATCAGCATTTCGCTGGTGTCGTCCACGACAGATTACAGCGAATTCGACAATGAAATCAAGAAATCGGTCGGTCGCTGGACATTCAGCAAGGTGAAATCGGGCAATACTACCGTGACCATCCCGTTCACATTTACAGAATAATTTCAGGTCCTTTTAATTATCCTCGCTCCGTAAAGGGGCGGGGATTCTTTTTTTTCTAGCGGAAATGGAGTTTACTATATTTTACATGTAAATAGGAGAATAAAAATGACTGATCCTCGCATTACAAAACTTGCTGAAAATTTGATTAATAATGCCATTGCCCTTAAGGCTGGCGAAAATATCCTTATCGAAACGACCGACACTCCCGACGAAGTCACGACTGAACTCGTGAAGGCTGTCGCCAAGGTGGGCGGTAACGCTTTCGTGCATAACTACCGCGGCCGTGTCCGTCGTGAAATGATCAAGTCGGCATCCATCGAACAGATGCAGTTGCAGGCCGACCTTGCGATGGCCGAAATGCAAAAAATGCAGGCCTACATCGCCATTCGCGGCGCCGAGAACGCTCTCGAAAACTGCGATATCGACGGCCGCCAGATGATGAATTACCGCAAGATTACGGAACCCGTGCTGAATTACCGTGTCGATAAGACCCGTTGGTGCGTGCTTCGCTGGCCGAACCCCTCTATGGCGCAGGGTGCCAAGATGAGTTCCGAGGCTTTCGAAGACTTCTACTTCGAAGCTTGCCTTGCCGATTATCCGAAAATGGCCAAGGCCGCGCAGAACCTCGTGGACCTCATGAACCGCACCGACAAGGTGCGCCTTGTGGCAAACGGAACCGATTTGACCTTCAGCATCAAGGATATTCCGGCGATTCCGTGCTGCGGCAACATGAACATCCCCGACGGCGAAGTTTATACTGCACCGGTGCGTAATAGCGTGAACGGCGTGATTCACTACAATACGCCGACCCTTTACGATGGCAAGTACTTCAGCAATATCCGCTTGGAATTCAAGGACGGCAAGATTGTGAACGCCATTTGCGAATCCGGCGACAACGTGGCCCTCAACGCCCTCTTCGATACTGACGAAGGTGGCCGTTATGTGGGCGAGTTCGCCATCGGTTTCAATCCGTTCGTGAATGCTCCCATGTGCGACATTCTGTTCGACGAAAAAATTGCGGGCTCTATCCACTTTACGCCGGGTCGTTGCTACGAAGAAGCCCCGAACGGCAACATCAGCGCCATCCACTGGGATCTGGTGCTGATCATGCGTCCGGAATACGGTGGCGGTGAAATCTGGTTCGACGACAAGCTCATCCGCAAAGACGGCATCTTCGTTGTTGACGAACTTAAGTGCCTGAACCCGGACCAGTTGGGAAAATAAAAACTCATAAGGAGGAGAACTAATGATTCGAAAATCATTGTTGATTGGTGCGTTACTCTCGATACCATGTCTTGCTGTGAATGGCAATATGGCTGGTGCGGGAACCGCTGAAAGTCCATGGCAGGTTGCCGATTACGAAGACCTTAAGGCCGTTGGTAATGGTAACTACAGCATGAGCGGTCACTATGTGCTGACGGCTGATATTGATGCGTCTGCTTCGCGGAATGAAACGAGCTCGACGGATTCTACGGCCGGTTTCCAGCCGATAGGTGTGGCGTACTACGGAACAGAACAGTCTTATTTTGACGGCGTATTTGACGGCGCGGACCATACGATATCGAATCTTTATTCGATGTCGAATAAAGAACGCTCGACCGCTATGTTCATGGCTGTAGGCCCTAATGGGGTCGTCAAGAACCTTAAAATGACGGATTGCCTGATTCAGGTTAAATATGTCTGGGCGGCAGGTTCCGTTGCCGTGATGAATTTTGGCCTGATAGAAAATATCGAGAATAAGCGCGATACGGTCAGTGCTCCGAGCAATACGGGTGGAATCGTTGGCATCAATGAAAACGGAATCATTCGGGATGTGAGTTTCGAAGGCGTCGTTCTCGGCATTAACGACCGCGATTTTATTGGCGGTATCGTGGGTGCCAA
Proteins encoded in this window:
- a CDS encoding RluA family pseudouridine synthase; the protein is MNYIVEEKHSGERIDKFLVGVMDNVSRTDVQKLIAAGEVKVGGVVTPKNFRVETGMVVVVDKVPEKEASTLEPENIPLDIVYEDDDIVVLNKPRNLVVHPGNGVQNGTLAAGLLYHFKENLSAVNGPLRPGIVHRLDKDTPGLMVVAKNDAAHRHLAHQLETRTLHRTYNALVWGHPRDLEGTIDAPIGRNPKNRLKMAVVKDGKPSRTHFVAKKFFAFATLLELQLESGRTHQIRVHSRYMGHPVVGDPLYDGRDGCLNRVSPLMKDIAAKVLEIAPAQLLQAVKIELIHPTTGKKMKFKVPLEKPFDQVLKLLKKECPADAPVFDEDDGFRDFDPEMRYTEEEEEFIDEEPLALFPEEVAPYKERKTRAQRFAERAANAANRKAKAAERKRIKQEKAARKRGIAPEDFVQPGYEPTIDPDLL
- the alr gene encoding alanine racemase, which encodes MKLLATPPDLNKIARPNWIEINLDALCNNIQFIRSQIPANTKILLPVKADSYGHGSLACSFAAKFGGADYLGVAHISEGMLLRQYGMDLPILVLGPCTPADFAYFVEFQLTAAITDIRTAMAFDQYLRDTGTTCKAHLAIDTGMNRYGFDAEDFNNIRAALSLKNLHFEGMFTHLATADMPGNPKTEIQIQRFTRLVDVLEAEGLRPEICHCSSSAGTLTHPESHFDMVRPGLALYGYNCMGAAPSPWPIKPVMRIKSTIRHIHDVKPGETVSYGGYWMAQQPTRIATIAIGYGDGYLRGEYNKGFVFIRGQLCPILGRVCMDATMVDVSHIPDVQVGETVDVVNGELDFRISMESVADDHHTIPYELTSRVARRLYRKYYWKNRLVRWDYLRKEFGVKDFKEYPLR
- a CDS encoding AgmX/PglI C-terminal domain-containing protein translates to MTAVIQTPESFIASLLPDSDKKMVRIAGVSLLVAILLCFWAAAYEVVINDSIFVDTPTTEITATMNIIDKKEEKKPDKKPEHKPQNIQSKRPGTGGKPVGQGNPRAPLNRGVIHALEAQTANASAAAYDLIKQSFAKDIDKVLKNTNGLQVTGKTKIGEVRDKIHDGFNQGMFAGGSGGIGDDISNLVSGSAGAISTKAMGNIKAPKDTDIEWGSGPSSRSAADIMKVVRQRTPGLRHIYNKHLKKKPGFQGKVTLKFTIAPGGEIISISLVSSTTDYSEFDNEIKKSVGRWTFSKVKSGNTTVTIPFTFTE
- a CDS encoding aminopeptidase, whose product is MTDPRITKLAENLINNAIALKAGENILIETTDTPDEVTTELVKAVAKVGGNAFVHNYRGRVRREMIKSASIEQMQLQADLAMAEMQKMQAYIAIRGAENALENCDIDGRQMMNYRKITEPVLNYRVDKTRWCVLRWPNPSMAQGAKMSSEAFEDFYFEACLADYPKMAKAAQNLVDLMNRTDKVRLVANGTDLTFSIKDIPAIPCCGNMNIPDGEVYTAPVRNSVNGVIHYNTPTLYDGKYFSNIRLEFKDGKIVNAICESGDNVALNALFDTDEGGRYVGEFAIGFNPFVNAPMCDILFDEKIAGSIHFTPGRCYEEAPNGNISAIHWDLVLIMRPEYGGGEIWFDDKLIRKDGIFVVDELKCLNPDQLGK